From the genome of Bacillota bacterium:
TATATTCTCCTTAATTGTAAATTCAAGGTCCGTATGTATCTCACCTTTATAAAAGACTTTCGGGTTTACCCCTTCATATTTTGCAATAGCATTAATATATGTAGGTTCAGGATTAATCATTTTACCTTTTTCCATCCCTTCCAGGGTTTCAGGAGGAATTTTTGTTCCTGTAGCATGCTCTATATCTTTTGATAATTCTTCAAAAGACATGTTTCTTTTTTCTCTGATTTTTCTTACACTATCAGCGTTAACCAGCCCTTTCTCCAGGTATCCGGCAATATAAAGGAGCTCCTCATATGAAACCCCCAAAGGGCCCGCAAGTTTCTTTAATGTTTCAG
Proteins encoded in this window:
- a CDS encoding helix-turn-helix domain-containing protein, which translates into the protein MEYIGEYIRSLREAKNYSQRKLGYLSKVSNATINRIEKNISKPAPETLKKLAGPLGVSYEELLYIAGYLEKGLVNADSVRKIREKRNMSFEELSKDIEHATGTKIPPETLEGMEKGKMINPEPTYINAIAKYEGVNPKVFYKGEIHTDLEFTIKENIGKLKETLNQMSLSHITDKELKEWVNNPDSLQYLIFAKKLFDMKINPDFVLKEFIYKIFRNGIE